GTGCCTTGCGTGCACATGATGGAACTGGGCGGGGAACCGGGGGCGTTGTCTGTCGGTTTTTCCCAACAGCAAGCGGGGCGGGCGGCTGCACAGCACCTGATCGAGCGGGGCCGGCGGCGCCTGGCATTCATCGCTGCGCAGCTTGACCCCCGCGTGATGCAGCGGGCCGACGGGTTCCGTCAGGTGTTGGTTGAAGCGGGCCTGCAGGCCAATGAACTGGAAATCCTGGCACCCGAGCCATCTTCGATTGCCTTGGGTGGGCAACTGTTCAGCCAGCTGCTGGCCCAGGCGCCGGACGTGGATGGCATTTTCTTCTGTAACGATGACCTGGCCCAGGGCGCGGTGCTGCAGGCATTGCGCCAAGGCATCGAGGTGCCTCGGCAAGTGGCGATGGTGGGTTTCAACGACTTGCCGGCCTCGGCGCACATGGTGCCGCCACTTACGTCCATCCGCACGCCCAGGGCTGCCGTTGGCCGGGGGGCGGCGCAAGCGTTGCTGGCGCTGCTTGATGGCAAACGGGTCCCGCAGGGGCAGCAAGACCTGGGCTTTGAGCTGATGGTGCGCGAAAGCTCCTGACGGCTTATAGCGCCTGGCTAACGAACTAACCAATAAGTGATAGCAGTGTGCTTGCATGGCACCAAGGCCGATCTATGCTCAGGAAACCCTGCGCACAAAGGACCCTGGCGCCATGTTCGACTTTCACCGCAAGTCTGATTTGCTCGAAATTCAGCGTACCCGCCATGCGTTGGCCGAGGCCCAGGCCAAGCTTGCCGCGATCAGCCGTTCCATGGCGATGATCGAGTTTGCCCCTGATGGCACGATCCTCGATGCCAACCCGCAGTTCTGCCAGGCCATGGGCTACAGCGCGGATGAACTGCGCGGCAAGCATCATCGGCTGTTCTGCGACCCGACCTATGCCAAGTCCGCCGAGTACCAGCAACTGTGGCGTGAACTGGGGGCGGGCAAGGCTATCAGCGGCACCTTCGAGCGCATCGACAAAGAAGGCCGTGAAGTGTGGCTGGAGGCCAGCTACATGCCCGTGCTGGACGAGCAGCAACAGGTCATCAGCGTGATCAAGGTGGCGGCTGACATCAGCCAAAGGGTGAAGGATGAGCACGAGAGCGAAAGCCTGCTCAAGGCCATCGGGCGTTCGATGGCGGTGGTGGAGTTCACCCCGCAAGGGCGCGTGATCAAGGCCAACGCGAACTTCCTGGCCACCATGGGTTACCAGCTTGAAGAAGTGACGGGCCGCCACCACGGGTTGTTCTGCCTGCCCCATGAGCGCGAGTCGGCGCAGTACAGGGAATTCTGGGCGTCGCTCAACCGTGGCGAATATCACTCGCACCGTTTTGAACGAGTGAACAAGCAGGGCCAGACGGTTTACCTCGAAGCCTCCTATAACCCGATCTTCGACAGCAAAGGCCGGCTCTACAAGGTGGTGAAATTCGCCAGCGACATCACCGCCCAGGTCAGTACCCAGCAGAGCGCTGCCGAGGCTGCCCACGCAAGCTCCGTGCAAACCGATGCATGCGCGCGCAAGGGCAGCGAGGTGGTGCAGGAGGCGGTGCAGGTTATCGGGCAGATTTCCCAGGAGCTCAACGACGCCGCCCGCAGTATCGACGCCGTCAGCAAGCAGTCGGACGTGATCGGCCAGATCGTCCTGACCATACGGGGCATCGCCGACCAGACCAACCTGCTGGCCCTGAATGCCGCCATCGAGGCGGCGCGGGCCGGGGAGCACGGTCGGGGCTTTGCCGTGGTCGCCGACGAAGTACGCAGCCTGGCGGCACGCACCAGCAAGGCGACCCTGGAAATCGTCGATGTGGTGCGCCAGAACCACGACCTGTCACTCACCGCCGTGGCCAGCATGCAATCGAGTTTGTTACGCACCGATCGGGGCGTTGCGCTGGCCAACGAAGCCGGGACGGTGATCATGGAAATCCAGCAGGGCTCGCGCCACGTGGTCGATGCGATCAGCCAGATCAACTCGACGTTGCAATTGCACTGAGGGTTTCGGCCAGCTCACGCTGCAGGGCCTGCAGGCTGTGTTCCAGTTGCAGGCGCAGTGCATCGGTGGGTTCGCCGTGCTGTTGGGCGTGCTCAATGGCTTCGCAGTCTTTCACCACTCCCCGCACCTTGAGCATTTTGGCGCCGCCCTTGATGCGGTGGGCCAGGCTGCGCAGCGCTTCAAGGTCGGCAGCAGGGCCGAGCGCGCGCAAGGCGGCCAGGTCTTCGCCCGCACTTTGCGACAGTTGCTCAAGCAGGTAGCGCGTCAGCTGTTCGTCATCCTGAGTCAAGTGACGCAACTCGTTCAGGTTGAACCCGCTTGACCGGGGAGGTGCAGCGGGCTGCGGTTGCCCGGCCGACGGCAGGTGAGCCTTTAGGGTGCGCAGGCCGATAGGTTTGAACAGGCATTCGTCCATGCCGCTGGCCAGGCAGCGTGCACGCTCCTCGGCCTGTGCATTGGCGGTGACGCCGATGATCCGGCAGGCGGGCAAATTGCGCTCATGCTCCAGCTGGCGGATTGTGCGCGTCAGCGCGTGGCCGTCCATCACAGGCATGCTGCAGTCAGTGATCACCAGGTCAAAGGCCATTTCCTGCCAGAGTTTCAGGGCTTGTTCACCCTGTTCAGCCAAGGTCACCTGATGGCCCAGCGTGGTCAGCTGCTTTTGTAGCAACAGCAGGTTGGCGGGGTAGTCGTCCACCACCAGAACATGCAGCGGGCCACCTTCGCTGCGCGGGGTTTCCCTTTCATCTTCGGCGGGAGCAGGGGCCTGAACGGTAGCCACTTGCAGTTGAACGTGCACGCGTGTACCCACACTTTCAACGCTCTGCAGCTCCAGCGTCCCCCCCATCAATTCGGCCAGGCTGCGGCTGATCACCAGGCCCAGGCCGGCGCCTTGCCGTGCGCGTGGGCCTTCTGCCTGCACGAAAGCGTTGAAAAGGCGCGCCTGGTCGGCAGCGCCAATGCCAATGCCGGTATCACGCACGCTCAGCGTCACACGCACAGTACCGTCCGCTTCCACGGGCGCCAGGTGCAGATGGGTTTGCACCTCACCCCGGTCCGTGAACTTGATGGCATTGCTAAGCAGGTTGGACAGGATCTGCTTGATGCGCAGCGGGTCGGCCAGCACCCAGACCGGCCCGTCGGGGACTTCACTCTGCAAGTGCAACCCTTTGATCCGCGCGTTGCCGTCGAATACCCGCACAGTGCCGCGCACCAGTTCGACCAGGTCGGTAGCTACCGGTTGCAGGGTCAAGTGGCCGGATTCGATGCGTGATATGTCAAGAATGTCGCCGATCAGGCCCAGCAAGCCGATGGCCGATTCATGGGCGGTTTGCAGGGCCCGGGCATCGCAATGGCCGTCGCGGCTGTCCTCCAGGGCCAGCTCCAGTAGGCCGATCACCGCATTCATTGGCGTACGGATTTCGTGGCTCATCGTGGCCAGGAAGGTGCTCTTGGTGTGGCTGGCCTGCTCTGCATCGTCCTTGGCCTGGCGCAGTTGTTCAAGCAAACCGCGGCTGAGCGCCAGTTGTGCCTGCAGGGCCCGTTGGGCCTCGGTGCGCTGGTGAATGAGCTTGCGCAGGTAGCTGTTCCAGAACACCACACCGGCCAGCAACAGGGCAGACAGCACCAGCACCTGCAACACCAGCGTGCGGTAGTTGCGCCAGGGGCTGTCGCTGACCAGCGCGCTGGTACGCCAGCGGGTGATCAGTTGGTCCAGCTCTTCAGGCGGTATGCTCAACAGCGCCTTGTCCAGAATCGCCTGCAGTTGCGGCTGGCCGGGTGCCACCGCAAAGGCGGCGACGGCGGGATCTTCGCCCAGGACACTGGCAATGCGCAATTGGTCCTTGAACACGTGGTTGATGTAGTACGTAGCATTGATCAGGCTGCTGTAGGCCACGTCTGCGTTACCATTGGCCACGGCTTCCATCAGCCCCAGCGGGTTGTTCGCCTCGACCACCCTGGCCTTGGGGAACTGGCGTTCGATATCGCTGCGCAGCGGGGAGCCGCGCAACAAGGCCACCCGTTGCCCATCAAGGTTGCGGGTTTGCTGTGGCCAGGTGCCGTCGCTACGGGTAACCAGCACGCGCGGGCTTACCAGATAGGGGCGGGTGTAGCGCACTTGCGTGGCGCGTTCGGCGCCATAGCCCAAGGCACCTATCATTTGGGCTTCGCCCCGGGCCACCTGTTCGATCATGCGTTGTACGTTGTCCCGCTCGACAAACGTGAATTGCAGGCCCGTGCGCAGGGTGATCTGCTTGAGCAAGTCGATGGTGATGCCGTTGGCCCGCTGCTGGTCGTCATTGAAAGTCAGCGGTGCCAGCGCACTGTCGAACAACACACTGACGGTGGGGTGCTCCTTGATCCAGGTTTCTTCTTCCTCCGACAGCACAGAAAGGTGGCGCTCCAGCAGCAGGCTGGTGTTGCCGCTGGTCCAGCGACGCAGGATGCTCAGGCGTTCGCTCTCGGTAATGCGTGACAACGCGGTGTCGACCAAGCGGCGCAGGCGGGGGTTATCGTTGGCCAGGGCGAAGGCGAAGCTGCCCGGTGGCACCTGGCAAAAATGGTCGATTTTCATGGTGCCCTGGTAACTTTTGCCAATCAGGTAGTCAGTACTGATGGCATCGCCCAGGTAGGCGTCGGCTTCGCCCAGTTCGACGGCTGCAAGGCCGGCCAGCGTGGAACGGTACAGGCTCAACTGCGCGTTGGGGTACAGGTTGCGAACCGTTGTGGCTGGCAGGTAATGGTCGACCATCGCCAGGCGCAGGCCTTCCAGTGCCCGGTTGTTCTTTAGTGAAAGGCCTTCACGGGTCACGATGACCGGAAGGTCGTCCGCATAGGGCTGGCTGAGGCTGAGCTGGGCGTCGGCCGCCTCAAAACCGTTGGAACTACCGAGCAGGTCGATCCTGCCCTCGCGCAAGGCGTTGATTGCCTCGTGACGGCTGGCAAAGCGCTGCACTTCGATTTCGACCCCCAACTGATCGGAAATGAGCCCGGCAATGTCGGCGCTCAGCCCCTCGTAATCGGCGGGGCTGATGTTGATTTCGAAAGGTGGGTAGTCTGGCCGGGAGCTGCCTAGCCGCAACACCTCACGCCGCTCAAGCCATTGCCTGTCCTGGGCATCCAGGCGCAAGGGCTTGGTCGCGCTTACGGCCCTTGCCAGCAAGTGGCGTGGCTCGGCATCGGTCTGAGCTGCCAGCTGGCTGCTCAGGCCGAGTGTGAGCAGGAGCACGGCGAGGAGGCGCATCATGGCGGCGAAGCGCCTATTGCACGTTGTTTCGCTTGGCCAGGTCTACCATTTCCACCAGCGATTCGGTCTTGAGCTTGTCCATGATACGGCCCCGGTAGGTGCTGATGGTTTTGGCGCTGAGGTTCATGCAGGTGCCGATGTTTTTGTTGTTCTCACCCCGGGCGAGCCTGCGTAGCACTTCCATTTCACGGTTCGACAGGCTGCCTAACCGGGTATTCTCGCTCTCCAGCGTGTTGCTGTTGACCGACATCTGCGGGAACGTGGAGTAGCCTTTGATCAGTGCCTTGAGGGCAAAAATCAGCGCGTCGTGGTCTTCGTCCTTGGTCACGAAAGCACCGATGCCGGCATCCAGGCAGCGGCGTACGTAAAGGTCGGTGGCTTGCCCGGTCAGCACCATGATCTTGGGGGAGGGCTCTAGTTGCTGAAGGCGTTTGATCACTTCCATGCCATCCAGGCCTGGCAGGCCGATATCCAGGACCACCACATCGGGGCGCAGTTCACGCGCCACCTGCGCCACTTCACTGCCATTGCCCACTTCGCCAACGATACGAAAACGTTCACGCTCGAGCAGCACGCGCAAGGAAATTCTGACAATGGGGTGGTCGTCGACGATCAGCACGGTTGTCATGTTTAAAGCTCCTGTCGGAAGATGGTCCGTTTCCTTGTGTTTATCGGAAACATGTCTGCAAGGACTTTCTGTCGCGCAGCACGATACGACCATTCCGGACCTTTGGTAATGGC
The genomic region above belongs to Pseudomonas sp. PSKL.D1 and contains:
- a CDS encoding LacI family DNA-binding transcriptional regulator, which encodes MSRTGSRTTGRPTLAEVARLSGVSPITASRALRGVSTVAPELVEKVVAAAAALGYVANPAARALASARSHSVVVLIPSLSNQLFIDTLEAIHEVMRPRGLEVLIGNYHYDIAEEENLIRNYLAYQPCGMLLTGFDRSDASRQMLAASGVPCVHMMELGGEPGALSVGFSQQQAGRAAAQHLIERGRRRLAFIAAQLDPRVMQRADGFRQVLVEAGLQANELEILAPEPSSIALGGQLFSQLLAQAPDVDGIFFCNDDLAQGAVLQALRQGIEVPRQVAMVGFNDLPASAHMVPPLTSIRTPRAAVGRGAAQALLALLDGKRVPQGQQDLGFELMVRESS
- a CDS encoding transporter substrate-binding domain-containing protein produces the protein MMRLLAVLLLTLGLSSQLAAQTDAEPRHLLARAVSATKPLRLDAQDRQWLERREVLRLGSSRPDYPPFEINISPADYEGLSADIAGLISDQLGVEIEVQRFASRHEAINALREGRIDLLGSSNGFEAADAQLSLSQPYADDLPVIVTREGLSLKNNRALEGLRLAMVDHYLPATTVRNLYPNAQLSLYRSTLAGLAAVELGEADAYLGDAISTDYLIGKSYQGTMKIDHFCQVPPGSFAFALANDNPRLRRLVDTALSRITESERLSILRRWTSGNTSLLLERHLSVLSEEEETWIKEHPTVSVLFDSALAPLTFNDDQQRANGITIDLLKQITLRTGLQFTFVERDNVQRMIEQVARGEAQMIGALGYGAERATQVRYTRPYLVSPRVLVTRSDGTWPQQTRNLDGQRVALLRGSPLRSDIERQFPKARVVEANNPLGLMEAVANGNADVAYSSLINATYYINHVFKDQLRIASVLGEDPAVAAFAVAPGQPQLQAILDKALLSIPPEELDQLITRWRTSALVSDSPWRNYRTLVLQVLVLSALLLAGVVFWNSYLRKLIHQRTEAQRALQAQLALSRGLLEQLRQAKDDAEQASHTKSTFLATMSHEIRTPMNAVIGLLELALEDSRDGHCDARALQTAHESAIGLLGLIGDILDISRIESGHLTLQPVATDLVELVRGTVRVFDGNARIKGLHLQSEVPDGPVWVLADPLRIKQILSNLLSNAIKFTDRGEVQTHLHLAPVEADGTVRVTLSVRDTGIGIGAADQARLFNAFVQAEGPRARQGAGLGLVISRSLAELMGGTLELQSVESVGTRVHVQLQVATVQAPAPAEDERETPRSEGGPLHVLVVDDYPANLLLLQKQLTTLGHQVTLAEQGEQALKLWQEMAFDLVITDCSMPVMDGHALTRTIRQLEHERNLPACRIIGVTANAQAEERARCLASGMDECLFKPIGLRTLKAHLPSAGQPQPAAPPRSSGFNLNELRHLTQDDEQLTRYLLEQLSQSAGEDLAALRALGPAADLEALRSLAHRIKGGAKMLKVRGVVKDCEAIEHAQQHGEPTDALRLQLEHSLQALQRELAETLSAIATSS
- a CDS encoding response regulator transcription factor — its product is MTTVLIVDDHPIVRISLRVLLERERFRIVGEVGNGSEVAQVARELRPDVVVLDIGLPGLDGMEVIKRLQQLEPSPKIMVLTGQATDLYVRRCLDAGIGAFVTKDEDHDALIFALKALIKGYSTFPQMSVNSNTLESENTRLGSLSNREMEVLRRLARGENNKNIGTCMNLSAKTISTYRGRIMDKLKTESLVEMVDLAKRNNVQ